AAGGCCAAACCCAATTCCTCGGCGGAGAAAACCCCGATGACCCGAGGTGTCGCCGTTCCGGCCCGTTCCGCCGCGCGGATCTGGGCGAGAAGCTTGCGGCGGCCGTCTTCTGCGCCGTCGGACGCCTCGACCAACCAGGCCGCCTTGCCGCCGCCGATGGCGGAAGAGACCTTTTCGAAGCCCGAGATAAGCTCGCCGGCCTTCTTCGCAAGGCCCAGGCTGGCCAGGAGCCTGCGACGCAACAACTCACAGACAACGTCGGCCAGGGCCGGATCGGCCGAAACCTTCGCCTTGGCCGCGCGAGAGAACAGGCCCCTGCGCGCGGCGGTCTCCACCGAGGCGCGGTCGGCGGCGACCCACAGGCCGCGACCGGGAAGCTTGCGCCCCAGGTCCGGCGTCACCGCGCCCTCGGGCCCCGTGACGAACCGGATCAGGCGATCTTCCGCCATCACCTCGCCCGAGACGATGTCACGTCGCGCCCGTGCGGCCTCAGCCAAGGTCTTGGCGCCGCCGAGCCTTCCGGCCTGACCCTCGTCGAGATCGACCAGATCGTCGGGCGGAATCTCAACCATGGCGGCGACCTTGCTCCGGCCGGCCTCAGGCGTCGCGCGCCTCGCCCTCGGCCGCGGCCAGGGCCTCGGCTTCGTCGGCAGGCGCTTCGTCTTCGATCACGGCTTCAAGCTCCGGCTCCGGCTCGACTTCAGCCTCGACCTCCGGCGCCTCGATCCAGCCCAGCGCGACGCGGGCGCGCATGATCAGAAGCTCCGCGTCGGCGGCTTCGAGGTTGAAGCTCTCGAGGATACCCGGCTCGCGAACGCGCTCGCCGCCCTTGGTTTCGAACCAGCCACGCAGGTCGTCCGGCACGAGGTCGGCCAGGTTCTCGACGGTCTTCACATCGCCCTCGCCCAGGGCCACGGCCATCGGCAGAGTGACGCCTTCGATCTCCACCAGACCATCCTCGACGCCCAGTTCGCGGCGCTTGCCGTCCAGCTCCGCGGCTTCGCGGTCCAGGAAATCGCGGGCGCGCGCCTGGATTTCCTCGGCGGTGTCCTCGTCAAAGCCCTCGATGCTGGCGACTTCCGAGTTTTCCACATAGGCGACGTCTTCGACGGTGGCGAAGCCTTCGGTGACCAGCAGCTGGGCGATGACTTCATCGACATCCAGGGCTTCCTGGAACAGCGCCGTGCGCTCGGTGAATTCGCGCTGGCGGCGCTCGCTCTCCTGACTCTCGGTCATGATGTCGATCTGCCAGCCGGTCAGCTGGGAGGCCAGACGCACGTTCTGGCCGCGACGACCGATGGCCAGGCTCAGCTGTTCGTCGGGGACGACGACTTCGACGCGCTCGTCCTCCTCGTCCATCACCACCTTCGAGACTTCGGCGGGGGCCAAGCCGTTCACGATGAAGGTGGCCTCGTCCGGGCTCCACTGGATGATGTCGATCTTCTCGCCCTGCAGCTCGGCGACGACGGCCTGGACGCGGCTGCCGCGCATGCCGACGCAGGCGCCGACCGGATCGATGGAGCTGTCGTTCGACACCACGGCCATCTTGGCGCGGCTGCCTGGATCACGGGCGACGGCGCGGATTTCGATGACGCCGTCGTAGACCTCAGGCACTTCCTGGGCGAACAGCTTGGCCATGAAGCCGCCGTGGGCGCGCGACAGCAGGATCTGCGGGCCCTTGGTTTCGCGGCGGACGTCGTAGATGTAGCAGCGGATCCGGTCGCCGATATTGAAGTTCTCACGCGGGATCGACTGGTCGCGGCGCATGATGCCTTCGCCGCGGCCCAGGTCGACCACGACATTGCCGTACTCGACCCGCTTGACCGAGCCCGAGACGATCTCGCCCACGCGATCCTTGTACTCTTCGAACTGGCGCTCGCGCTCGGCCTCGCGGACCTTCCCGGTCACGACCTGACGGGCCATCTGAGTCTGCACCCGGCCCAGTTCGAAGGGCGGCAGGACTTCTTCGTAGGTCTTGCCGACGAAGGCCTGCTTATCGGTCCGCAGCGCGTCCGCCAGGCGCAGCACGCCGGCCGGCTCGTCGGCGGCGACCTCGACCCCGTCCTCGCCCTCGACTACGCCATAAGAAACGTCGTCGGCCACCACGGTGACGATCCGCTTGATGATCATCTCGCCGGTCTTGGTGTCGATGTGCACGCGGATGTCGTGCTCGGCGCCATAGCGGGCGCGGGCGCCCTTCTGGATCGCTTCCTCGATCGCCTCGATGACGATCTCCTTGTCGATCGACTTCTCGCGGGCGACCGCCTCGGCGATCTGCAGGAGTTCAAGCCGGTTCGCGGAAATGCCGGTCAGGCTCATGGGCGTTAAGTCCTTACTCGGAAGTCGGTTGGTCGGATTGCAATCGGCGCGCACGCACTTCGGCGCCACGCTTCATAAGCTTGTCGTTGAGCATCAGCTTGGCCTCGACGACCCAGGCGAAGGGCACCAGAGCCGTCTCCGCCTCGCCTTCCAGATCGATGGCGATGTTGTCGCCTTCGACGCCGGCCAGGACGCCACGGAAGCGCTTGCGGCCCTCGGCCATACGGTCGAGCTCGATCCGGGCCTCGTGGCCCTCGTAGTCGATGAAGTCCTTCAGCCGGGTCAGTGGCCGGTCGACCCCAGGCGAGGAGACTTCAAGGGTGTATTCCCCGCTGATCGGATCGACTTCGTCCATCAGGCCCGAGATGGCCCGCGACAGGCGCGCGCAATCCTCGATGTTCATGTCGCCGTCTTCCGGCCGCTCCGCAAAAATCTGCAGCCGTCGGGCTTCCGCCCCGCCCATCAGCCGCAGGCGGACGATCGCATAGCCCTCGGCCTCCGCAATCGGGTCGAGCAGCTCCAGCAGTTTCACGTCCTCGGCGGTCTTGCCGCGCATAAGCTCAGCCGTCCTGGCAAAGAAAAAAGCGGCCGGGCCGTAGCCCGCCGCTTGAAGGCGCCATCCAGCGCGATCAGCGATGTAGACCCCCTTATAACCTCAAGGGTGGACTTTGTCAGCCCCAGAATCGCACGCGAAGATGCGCAAAGCCCGCGCCGTCGCTCGCCCAGTGAGCTTTTCGCCGCACCGCAGCATGAAGGCGTCGAAGCCCCTTCCCAGCGCGCGCGGAATAGGCCACAGAGCGGCCAATTCACCAACGCGTGTTCTCTCAAAAGGCCCCTCCCCATGGACCTGTCCAAGATCGCCATCGGCGTGAACCCCCCTTACGACGTCAACGCCGTCATCGAGATTCCACAGGGCGGCGAGCCGGTGAAATACGAGCTGGACAAGGACTCGGGCGCGATCTTCGTCGACCGCTTCCTGCACACCGCGATGTTCTATCCGGGCAACTACGGCTTCATTCCGCATACCCTCGCCGACGACGGCGATCCGATGGATATCATCGTGGTCGGCCCGACGCCGGTTGTGCCGGGCGCGGTCATCCGCTGCCGTCCGGTCGGCGCCCTGATCATGCGCGACGAGGCCGGCGGCGATGAGAAGATCCTGGCCGTGCCGGTGGACAAGCTCCACCCTTTCTACACGGGCGTGGATTCCTGGCGTGCGCTGCCCAAGATCCTGACCGAGCAGATCGCCCACTTCTTCCTGCACTATAAGGACCTGGAGAAGGGCAAGAGCGTCGAGATCGTCGGCTGGGCGGACGCCGCCGAAGCCGCCAAGCTGATCGAGAACTCGATCAAGGCCCACGACGCCGCCGCCAAGGCGTAAGATAACGCATCGTCACCTCCGGGGCCCGCCTCGGGTTGACGATGCAGACTTGGCCTTAATCGACCCAGAGGTCCTGGACGTCGCCTTTGCGGTTGAGCGCCCGGACGGCGCGCTTGACGACGGCCAGCAGCCGTTCCCGGCGGTCGTCTTCGTCATACATCATCGCC
This is a stretch of genomic DNA from Phenylobacterium immobile (ATCC 35973). It encodes these proteins:
- the ppa gene encoding inorganic diphosphatase, giving the protein MDLSKIAIGVNPPYDVNAVIEIPQGGEPVKYELDKDSGAIFVDRFLHTAMFYPGNYGFIPHTLADDGDPMDIIVVGPTPVVPGAVIRCRPVGALIMRDEAGGDEKILAVPVDKLHPFYTGVDSWRALPKILTEQIAHFFLHYKDLEKGKSVEIVGWADAAEAAKLIENSIKAHDAAAKA
- the nusA gene encoding transcription termination factor NusA — its product is MSLTGISANRLELLQIAEAVAREKSIDKEIVIEAIEEAIQKGARARYGAEHDIRVHIDTKTGEMIIKRIVTVVADDVSYGVVEGEDGVEVAADEPAGVLRLADALRTDKQAFVGKTYEEVLPPFELGRVQTQMARQVVTGKVREAERERQFEEYKDRVGEIVSGSVKRVEYGNVVVDLGRGEGIMRRDQSIPRENFNIGDRIRCYIYDVRRETKGPQILLSRAHGGFMAKLFAQEVPEVYDGVIEIRAVARDPGSRAKMAVVSNDSSIDPVGACVGMRGSRVQAVVAELQGEKIDIIQWSPDEATFIVNGLAPAEVSKVVMDEEDERVEVVVPDEQLSLAIGRRGQNVRLASQLTGWQIDIMTESQESERRQREFTERTALFQEALDVDEVIAQLLVTEGFATVEDVAYVENSEVASIEGFDEDTAEEIQARARDFLDREAAELDGKRRELGVEDGLVEIEGVTLPMAVALGEGDVKTVENLADLVPDDLRGWFETKGGERVREPGILESFNLEAADAELLIMRARVALGWIEAPEVEAEVEPEPELEAVIEDEAPADEAEALAAAEGEARDA
- a CDS encoding RNA-binding protein codes for the protein MVEIPPDDLVDLDEGQAGRLGGAKTLAEAARARRDIVSGEVMAEDRLIRFVTGPEGAVTPDLGRKLPGRGLWVAADRASVETAARRGLFSRAAKAKVSADPALADVVCELLRRRLLASLGLAKKAGELISGFEKVSSAIGGGKAAWLVEASDGAEDGRRKLLAQIRAAERAGTATPRVIGVFSAEELGLALGLENVIHTALLAGRGAHRWSMDAHRLSGFRPLIPEGWRPET
- the rimP gene encoding ribosome maturation factor RimP: MRGKTAEDVKLLELLDPIAEAEGYAIVRLRLMGGAEARRLQIFAERPEDGDMNIEDCARLSRAISGLMDEVDPISGEYTLEVSSPGVDRPLTRLKDFIDYEGHEARIELDRMAEGRKRFRGVLAGVEGDNIAIDLEGEAETALVPFAWVVEAKLMLNDKLMKRGAEVRARRLQSDQPTSE